The following coding sequences lie in one Cronobacter universalis NCTC 9529 genomic window:
- a CDS encoding luciferase-like monooxygenase: protein MSDKSVVPFSVLDLAPIPQGSSAREAFHHSLDLARLAEKRGYDRYWLAEHHNMTGIASAATSVLIGYLAANTTTLRLGSGGVMLPNHAPLVIAEQFGTLDALYPGRIELGLGRAPGSDQRTMMALRRHMNHDIDNFPRDVKELTDWFDARDPNPAVRPVPGYGAKLPVWLLGSSLYSAQLAAQMGLPFAFASHFAPDMLLQALHLYRTHFQPSERLEKPHAMVCINIVAADSNRDAEFLFTSMQQAFVKLRRGETGQLPPPIASMESFWSPAEQYGVQQALSMSLVGDKAKVRHGLLSILRETDADEIMVNGQIFDHDARLHSFDLAMQVREELLS, encoded by the coding sequence ATGTCTGATAAATCTGTTGTGCCTTTTTCGGTGCTCGATCTCGCGCCGATCCCGCAAGGCTCCTCCGCCCGTGAGGCGTTCCACCACTCGCTCGATTTAGCCCGTCTCGCCGAGAAGCGCGGCTACGACCGCTACTGGCTGGCGGAGCACCACAATATGACCGGCATCGCCAGCGCCGCCACGTCGGTGCTGATTGGTTATCTCGCCGCCAATACCACCACGCTGCGCCTGGGCTCCGGCGGCGTGATGCTGCCTAACCACGCGCCGCTGGTGATTGCCGAGCAGTTCGGCACGCTCGACGCGCTCTATCCTGGCCGTATTGAGCTGGGCCTGGGCCGCGCGCCGGGCAGCGATCAGCGCACGATGATGGCGCTGCGCCGCCATATGAATCATGACATCGATAACTTTCCGCGCGATGTGAAAGAGCTGACGGACTGGTTCGACGCCCGCGATCCGAACCCGGCGGTACGTCCGGTGCCGGGTTATGGCGCAAAACTCCCGGTCTGGCTGCTGGGCTCAAGCCTCTACAGCGCGCAGCTGGCCGCGCAGATGGGGCTGCCCTTCGCGTTCGCCTCGCATTTCGCGCCGGATATGCTGTTGCAGGCGCTGCACCTCTACCGCACGCACTTCCAGCCCTCTGAGCGCCTGGAAAAACCGCATGCGATGGTATGCATCAATATCGTCGCCGCTGACAGCAATCGCGATGCGGAGTTTTTGTTTACGTCGATGCAGCAGGCGTTTGTGAAGCTGCGCCGCGGCGAAACCGGCCAGCTGCCGCCGCCGATTGCGTCTATGGAGAGTTTCTGGAGCCCGGCGGAGCAGTACGGCGTTCAGCAGGCGCTCAGCATGTCGCTGGTGGGTGATAAAGCGAAGGTCCGCCACGGGCTGTTGTCCATTCTGCGTGAAACCGACGCCGATGAGATTATGGTTAACGGCCAGATTTTCGATCACGATGCGCGGCTGCACTCGTTTGATCTCGCCATGCAGGTGCGGGAAGAGCTGTTAAGCTAA
- a CDS encoding DEAD/DEAH family ATP-dependent RNA helicase — MAEFETTFTDLGLKAPILEALNDLGYEKPSPIQAECIPHLLGGRDVLGMAQTGSGKTAAFSLPLLHNIDETLRAPQILVLAPTRELAVQVAEAMTDFSKHMHGVNVVALYGGQRYDVQLRALRQGPQIVVGTPGRLLDHLKRGTLDLSNLKGLVLDEADEMLRMGFIEDVETIMAQIPAEHQTALFSATMPEAIRRITRRFMKEPQEVRIQSSVTTRPDISQSYWSVYGMRKNEALVRFLEAEDFDAAIIFVRTKNATLEVAEALERSGYNSAALNGDMNQALREQTLERLKDGRLDILIATDVAARGLDVERISLVVNYDIPMDSESYVHRIGRTGRAGRAGRALLFVENRERRLLRNIERTMKLTIPEVELPNAELLGKRRLEKFAAKVQQQLESSDLDQYRALLTKLQPEGELDVETLAAALLKMAQGERPLILPPDAPMRPKREFRDRDDRFERRGDRNDRGPRTERSGEDRPRRERRDAGDMELYRIEVGRDDGVEVRHIVGAIANEGDISSRYIGNIKLFASHSTIELPKGMPTEVLQHFTRTRILNKPMNMQLMGDAQPRGDRRPGGGGRGFGGERREGGRGEGRGEGRRFSGERREGGRSFGGERREGGRGPRRDDAATPRRRFGDA; from the coding sequence ATGGCTGAATTCGAAACCACTTTTACTGATCTGGGCCTGAAGGCTCCAATCCTTGAAGCCCTTAACGATCTGGGTTACGAAAAACCATCTCCAATCCAGGCAGAATGTATTCCGCATCTGCTGGGTGGTCGCGACGTTCTGGGTATGGCCCAGACCGGTAGCGGCAAAACCGCAGCGTTCTCACTGCCGCTGCTCCACAACATTGATGAAACTCTGCGCGCGCCGCAGATCCTGGTGCTGGCACCGACCCGCGAACTGGCGGTTCAGGTTGCTGAAGCCATGACGGATTTCTCTAAACATATGCATGGCGTAAACGTCGTGGCCCTGTACGGCGGCCAGCGTTATGACGTGCAGCTGCGCGCACTGCGCCAGGGTCCGCAGATTGTGGTCGGTACGCCGGGCCGTCTGCTGGATCACCTCAAGCGCGGCACGCTGGATCTTTCTAACCTGAAAGGCCTGGTACTGGACGAAGCAGACGAAATGCTGCGTATGGGCTTCATCGAAGACGTTGAAACCATCATGGCGCAGATCCCGGCTGAACATCAGACCGCGCTCTTCTCCGCGACCATGCCGGAAGCGATTCGTCGCATCACCCGTCGCTTTATGAAAGAGCCGCAGGAAGTGCGCATCCAGTCCAGCGTTACTACTCGCCCGGACATCAGCCAGAGCTACTGGTCTGTTTACGGCATGCGTAAAAACGAAGCGCTGGTGCGTTTCCTGGAAGCGGAAGATTTTGACGCGGCGATTATCTTCGTGCGTACCAAAAACGCGACCCTGGAAGTGGCTGAAGCGCTGGAGCGCAGCGGTTACAACAGCGCCGCGCTGAACGGCGATATGAACCAGGCCCTGCGCGAGCAGACCCTGGAGCGTCTGAAAGACGGTCGTCTGGATATCCTGATCGCAACCGACGTTGCGGCGCGTGGTCTGGACGTTGAGCGTATCAGCCTCGTGGTGAACTACGACATCCCGATGGACTCCGAGTCTTACGTTCACCGTATCGGCCGTACCGGTCGTGCGGGCCGTGCAGGCCGTGCGCTGCTGTTCGTTGAGAACCGCGAGCGTCGTCTGCTGCGTAACATTGAACGCACCATGAAGCTGACCATTCCGGAAGTGGAACTGCCGAACGCAGAACTGCTGGGCAAACGCCGTCTGGAAAAATTCGCCGCGAAAGTACAGCAGCAGCTGGAAAGCAGCGATCTGGACCAGTACCGCGCGCTGCTGACCAAGCTTCAGCCGGAAGGCGAGCTGGATGTGGAAACGCTGGCTGCCGCGCTGCTGAAAATGGCGCAGGGCGAACGTCCGCTGATCCTGCCGCCGGATGCGCCGATGCGTCCGAAGCGTGAGTTCCGCGATCGCGACGACCGTTTCGAGCGCCGTGGCGACCGTAACGATCGTGGCCCGCGCACCGAGCGTAGCGGCGAAGACCGTCCACGTCGCGAGCGTCGTGACGCCGGCGATATGGAGCTGTACCGCATCGAAGTGGGTCGTGATGATGGCGTTGAAGTACGTCACATCGTGGGCGCTATCGCCAACGAAGGCGATATCAGCAGCCGTTACATTGGTAACATCAAGCTGTTCGCGTCTCACTCCACCATCGAGCTGCCGAAAGGCATGCCGACCGAAGTGCTGCAGCACTTCACCCGTACGCGTATTCTGAACAAGCCGATGAATATGCAGCTGATGGGTGATGCACAGCCGCGCGGCGATCGTCGTCCTGGCGGCGGTGGTCGTGGTTTCGGCGGCGAACGCCGTGAAGGCGGTCGCGGTGAAGGCCGTGGCGAAGGTCGTCGTTTCAGCGGCGAGCGTCGCGAAGGCGGTCGTAGCTTCGGTGGCGAACGTCGTGAAGGCGGCCGCGGCCCGCGTCGTGATGACGCAGCGACCCCGCGTCGTCGTTTCGGCGACGCATAA
- the yrbN gene encoding protein YrbN, whose protein sequence is MKIAENFHDELCRLAAINSEALVLHG, encoded by the coding sequence ATGAAAATTGCAGAAAATTTTCACGATGAGTTATGTAGACTGGCCGCCATTAATTCTGAGGCACTCGTACTACATGGCTGA
- the pnp gene encoding polyribonucleotide nucleotidyltransferase, which translates to MLNPIVRKFQYGQHTVTLETGMMARQATAAVMVSMDDTAVFVTVVGAKKAKPGQDFFPLTINYQERTYAAGRIPGGFFRREGRPSEGETLIARLIDRPLRPLFPEGFVNEVQVIATVVSVNPQVNPDIVAMIGASAALSLSGIPFNGPIGAARVGYINDQYVLNPTQDELKSSKLDLVVAGTESAVLMVESEAELLSEDQMLGAVVFGHEQQQVVIQNINDLVKEAGKPRWDWQPEAANEALNARVKALAESRLSDAYRITDKQERYSQIDAIKADVIAALQAEQAEGDALDENELGDILHAIEKNVVRSRVLAGEPRIDGREKDMIRGLDVRTGVLPRTHGSALFTRGETQALVTATLGTERDAQNIDELMGERTDRFLFHYNFPPYSVGETGMVGSPKRREIGHGRLAKRGVLAVMPAADRFPYTVRVVSEITESNGSSSMASVCGASLALMDAGVPIKAAVAGIAMGLVKEGENFVVLSDILGDEDHLGDMDFKVAGSREGITALQMDIKIEGITKEIMQVALNQAKGARLHILGVMEQAINAPRGDISQFAPRIHTIKISPDKIKDVIGKGGSVIRALTEETGTTIEIEDDGTVKIAATDGEKAKHAIRRIEEITAEIEVGRIYNGKVTRIVDFGAFVAIGGGKEGLVHISQIADKRVEKVTDYLQMGQEVPVKVLEVDRQGRVRLSIKEATEQTQEAAAPAAPEAE; encoded by the coding sequence TTGCTTAATCCGATCGTCCGCAAATTTCAGTATGGTCAACATACTGTCACTCTTGAAACCGGAATGATGGCTCGTCAGGCCACTGCTGCCGTAATGGTAAGCATGGATGACACTGCGGTATTCGTGACCGTGGTTGGCGCTAAAAAAGCGAAGCCGGGCCAGGACTTTTTCCCGCTGACCATTAACTATCAGGAGCGTACCTACGCTGCTGGCCGCATCCCTGGCGGTTTCTTCCGTCGCGAAGGCCGTCCTAGCGAAGGCGAAACGCTGATCGCGCGTCTGATTGACCGTCCGCTTCGTCCGCTGTTCCCGGAAGGCTTCGTTAACGAAGTTCAGGTTATCGCGACCGTCGTTTCCGTTAACCCGCAGGTTAACCCGGATATCGTCGCGATGATCGGCGCGTCCGCCGCGCTGTCTCTGTCCGGTATTCCGTTTAATGGCCCGATTGGTGCTGCCCGCGTGGGTTACATCAACGACCAGTACGTACTGAACCCGACCCAGGATGAGCTGAAATCCAGCAAACTGGATCTGGTGGTTGCCGGTACCGAAAGCGCCGTGCTGATGGTGGAATCCGAAGCTGAACTGCTGAGCGAAGATCAGATGCTGGGCGCTGTGGTGTTCGGTCACGAGCAGCAGCAGGTTGTGATTCAGAACATCAACGATCTCGTGAAAGAAGCGGGCAAACCGCGCTGGGACTGGCAGCCTGAAGCCGCTAACGAAGCGCTCAACGCGCGCGTGAAAGCGCTGGCTGAATCTCGTCTGAGCGACGCGTACCGCATCACTGACAAACAAGAACGTTACAGCCAGATCGACGCTATCAAAGCGGACGTCATCGCGGCACTGCAGGCTGAGCAGGCCGAAGGCGACGCGCTTGACGAAAACGAGCTGGGCGACATCCTGCACGCTATCGAGAAGAACGTTGTTCGCTCCCGCGTGCTGGCTGGCGAGCCGCGTATCGATGGCCGCGAAAAAGACATGATCCGTGGTCTGGACGTGCGCACCGGCGTACTGCCGCGCACTCACGGTTCCGCGCTGTTCACCCGTGGTGAAACGCAGGCGCTGGTTACCGCGACGCTGGGTACCGAGCGCGACGCGCAGAACATCGACGAACTGATGGGCGAGCGTACTGACCGCTTCCTGTTCCACTACAACTTCCCTCCGTACTCTGTCGGCGAAACCGGCATGGTTGGTTCTCCGAAGCGTCGTGAAATCGGTCACGGTCGTCTGGCGAAACGCGGCGTACTGGCAGTGATGCCGGCAGCCGACCGCTTCCCGTACACCGTTCGCGTCGTATCTGAAATCACCGAATCCAATGGTTCTTCTTCCATGGCTTCCGTGTGTGGCGCTTCTCTGGCGCTGATGGACGCAGGCGTGCCGATCAAAGCCGCTGTCGCGGGTATCGCGATGGGTCTGGTGAAAGAAGGCGAAAACTTTGTCGTACTGTCCGACATTCTGGGTGACGAAGACCACCTGGGCGACATGGACTTCAAAGTGGCTGGTTCCCGTGAAGGTATCACTGCACTGCAGATGGATATCAAAATTGAGGGCATCACCAAAGAGATCATGCAGGTGGCGCTGAATCAGGCTAAAGGTGCGCGTCTGCACATTCTTGGCGTGATGGAACAGGCTATCAACGCGCCGCGTGGCGATATCTCTCAGTTCGCACCGCGTATTCATACCATCAAGATCAGCCCGGACAAGATCAAAGACGTGATCGGTAAAGGCGGCTCTGTGATTCGTGCGCTGACCGAAGAAACCGGCACCACCATCGAAATCGAAGATGACGGTACGGTGAAAATCGCAGCGACCGATGGCGAGAAAGCGAAACACGCGATTCGTCGTATCGAAGAGATCACCGCTGAAATCGAAGTGGGCCGTATCTACAATGGTAAAGTGACCCGTATCGTTGACTTTGGTGCTTTCGTCGCTATCGGCGGCGGTAAAGAAGGTCTGGTACACATCTCTCAGATCGCCGACAAGCGTGTTGAGAAAGTGACCGACTATCTGCAGATGGGTCAGGAAGTACCGGTTAAGGTACTGGAAGTTGACCGTCAGGGCCGCGTACGTCTGAGCATTAAAGAAGCAACCGAGCAGACTCAGGAAGCAGCAGCCCCTGCTGCGCCGGAAGCCGAGTAA
- a CDS encoding U32 family peptidase translates to MKYALGPVLYYWPKATLESFYEAAAQSTADVIYLGEAVCSKRRDTKAADWLALARTLAASGKQVVLSTLALVQAPSELTELKRYIDNGEFLIEANDFGAVGLAAERRLPFVAGHALNCYNAVTLRLLLKDGMTRWCMPVELSRDWLVNLLDQCDALGIRNQFEVEVLSYGHLPLAYSARCFTARSEDRPKDECETCCIKYPNGRSMLSQENSQVFVLNGIQTMSGYVYNLCNELPAMAGLVDIVRLSPMGPETLDMLDAFRANEKGAAPLPLAAHSDCNGYWRRLAGMALQA, encoded by the coding sequence ATGAAATACGCATTAGGGCCGGTGCTGTACTACTGGCCGAAAGCGACGCTGGAGAGCTTTTACGAAGCCGCAGCGCAGAGCACCGCCGACGTGATTTATCTCGGCGAGGCGGTGTGCAGCAAACGTCGCGATACCAAAGCCGCCGACTGGCTGGCGCTTGCCAGAACGCTCGCCGCCAGCGGCAAACAGGTGGTGCTCTCAACGCTTGCGCTGGTGCAGGCGCCGTCGGAGCTGACCGAGCTGAAGCGCTATATCGATAACGGCGAGTTTCTGATTGAGGCCAACGACTTCGGCGCGGTGGGACTGGCGGCCGAGCGCAGGCTGCCGTTCGTCGCGGGCCATGCGCTGAACTGCTATAACGCCGTCACGCTGCGTCTGCTGCTGAAAGACGGCATGACGCGCTGGTGTATGCCGGTGGAGCTGTCCCGCGACTGGCTGGTGAATCTGCTCGATCAGTGCGACGCGCTGGGTATCCGCAATCAGTTTGAAGTGGAAGTGCTGAGCTACGGCCACCTGCCGCTCGCTTACTCCGCCCGCTGCTTTACCGCCCGTTCGGAAGACCGGCCGAAAGATGAGTGCGAAACCTGCTGCATCAAATATCCCAACGGGCGTAGCATGCTCTCGCAGGAGAACAGCCAGGTCTTTGTCCTGAACGGCATTCAGACCATGAGCGGTTATGTCTATAACCTCTGCAACGAGCTGCCGGCGATGGCCGGGCTGGTGGATATAGTCCGTCTCTCGCCAATGGGCCCCGAAACGCTGGATATGCTCGACGCCTTCCGGGCCAATGAAAAGGGCGCCGCCCCGCTGCCGCTTGCCGCCCACAGCGACTGTAACGGTTACTGGCGCAGGCTCGCCGGAATGGCGCTTCAGGCATAA
- the truB gene encoding tRNA pseudouridine(55) synthase TruB, with protein MSRPRRRGRDVHGVLLLDKPQGLSSNDALQKVKRIYNANRAGHTGALDPLATGMLPICLGEATKFSQYLLDSDKRYRVIARLGQRTDTSDADGTVVEERPVTFSEQALQDALESFRGDTLQVPTMFSALKYQGKPLYEYARQGIEVPREARPITVYELLFIRHEGDELELEVHCSKGTYIRTIIDDLGEKLGCGAHVIYLRRLAVSKYPVERMVTLEQLNALLEEAQTRETAPSELLDPLLMPMDSPAADYPVVNLPLTSSVYFKNGNPVRTSDAPSEGLVRVTEGEAQKFLGMGEIDSEGRVAPRRLVVEYPV; from the coding sequence ATGAGTCGTCCTCGTCGTCGCGGTCGCGACGTGCATGGCGTGTTGCTGCTGGATAAGCCGCAGGGGCTCTCCTCCAACGACGCGCTGCAAAAAGTAAAGCGTATCTATAATGCCAATCGCGCCGGGCATACCGGCGCGCTGGATCCGCTGGCGACCGGTATGCTGCCCATCTGCCTCGGTGAAGCGACCAAGTTTTCCCAGTATCTGCTCGATTCCGATAAGCGTTACCGCGTGATTGCGCGTCTCGGGCAGCGCACCGACACCTCCGACGCCGACGGCACGGTGGTGGAAGAGCGCCCGGTTACGTTCAGCGAGCAGGCATTGCAGGATGCGCTGGAGAGCTTTCGCGGCGACACCCTGCAGGTGCCGACCATGTTCTCGGCGCTGAAATATCAGGGCAAGCCGCTGTATGAATATGCGCGTCAGGGCATTGAAGTGCCGCGTGAAGCGCGTCCGATTACCGTTTATGAGCTGCTGTTTATTCGCCATGAAGGCGACGAGCTTGAGCTGGAAGTGCACTGTTCGAAAGGCACTTACATCCGCACTATCATTGACGATTTAGGCGAGAAACTCGGCTGCGGCGCGCATGTGATTTATCTGCGCCGCCTGGCGGTCAGTAAATATCCTGTCGAGCGTATGGTGACCCTCGAGCAGCTTAATGCGCTGCTTGAAGAGGCGCAGACGCGTGAAACCGCGCCGTCTGAACTGCTCGATCCGCTGTTGATGCCGATGGACAGCCCGGCGGCGGATTACCCCGTGGTTAATCTTCCGCTGACGTCATCCGTGTACTTTAAGAATGGCAACCCGGTGCGGACCAGCGACGCGCCGTCAGAAGGCCTGGTGCGCGTGACGGAAGGCGAAGCGCAAAAGTTTCTCGGCATGGGGGAAATCGACAGCGAAGGGCGCGTGGCGCCCCGCCGCCTGGTCGTAGAGTATCCGGTTTAA
- the nlpI gene encoding lipoprotein NlpI, translating to MKPLLRWCFVATALTLAGCSNSAWRKSEVLAVPLQPALQQEVILARMEQILASRALTDDERAQLLYERGVLYDSLGLRALARNDFSQALAIRPDMPEVFNYLGIYLTQAGNFDAAYEAFDSVLELDPTYNYAHLNRGIALYYGGRYRLAQDDLLAFYHDDPNDPFRSLWLFLAESKMDEKQAKAALQERFEKSDKEQWGWNIVEFWLGDISEKTLMERLKADATDNTSLAEHLSETNFYLGKYYLSLGDKDSATALFKLAVANNVHNFVEHRYALLELALLGQEQDDLAESDQQ from the coding sequence ATGAAGCCTTTATTGCGCTGGTGTTTCGTTGCGACAGCACTCACGCTGGCAGGATGCAGCAACTCTGCCTGGCGTAAGAGCGAGGTCCTGGCGGTGCCATTGCAACCGGCCTTGCAGCAAGAAGTGATCCTCGCACGCATGGAGCAGATCCTCGCAAGTCGGGCTTTAACCGATGATGAACGCGCACAGCTTTTATATGAGCGCGGAGTGTTGTATGATAGTCTTGGTTTGCGGGCACTGGCGCGGAATGATTTTTCACAAGCGCTGGCTATCCGCCCCGATATGCCTGAAGTATTCAACTACTTAGGCATTTATTTAACGCAGGCAGGCAATTTTGATGCTGCCTATGAAGCGTTTGATTCTGTACTTGAGCTCGATCCAACTTACAACTACGCGCATTTAAATCGCGGTATCGCCCTCTATTACGGCGGACGTTACCGATTAGCGCAAGATGATCTGCTGGCGTTTTATCACGACGATCCCAATGATCCTTTCCGTAGTCTGTGGCTCTTCCTTGCTGAAAGCAAAATGGATGAGAAACAGGCCAAAGCGGCCTTGCAAGAACGCTTTGAGAAATCGGACAAAGAACAGTGGGGATGGAACATTGTCGAATTCTGGCTCGGCGACATTAGCGAAAAAACGCTAATGGAACGCCTGAAGGCAGACGCAACGGATAACACCTCGCTCGCTGAGCATCTCAGTGAAACCAACTTCTATTTAGGTAAGTACTACCTAAGTCTGGGGGATAAGGACAGCGCCACGGCACTGTTCAAATTAGCGGTTGCTAACAACGTCCACAACTTCGTTGAGCACCGTTATGCATTGTTGGAATTAGCGCTCTTGGGCCAGGAGCAAGATGACCTGGCAGAATCGGACCAGCAATAG
- the ubiU gene encoding ubiquinone anaerobic biosynthesis protein UbiU, whose translation MELLCPAGNLPALKAAIDNGADAVYIGLKDDTNARHFAGLNFTEKKLQEAVSYVHQHGRKLHIAINTFAHPDGYERWERAVDMAAQLGADALILADLAMLEYAATRYPHVERHVSVQASATNEAAIRFYQRHFDVARVVLPRVLSIHQVKQLARVTPVPLEVFAFGSLCIMAEGRCYLSSYLTGESPNTVGACSPARFVRWQQTEQGLESRLNDVLIDRYQEGENAGYPTLCKGRYLVDGQRYHALEEPTSLNTLELLPELLAANIASVKIEGRQRSPAYVSQVAKVWRQAIDRCKADPQRFAPQPAWMDALGAMAEGTQTTLGAYHRKWQ comes from the coding sequence ATGGAGTTGCTTTGCCCCGCCGGTAACCTGCCGGCTCTGAAGGCGGCCATCGATAATGGCGCGGATGCGGTCTATATCGGTCTGAAAGACGATACCAACGCCCGCCACTTCGCTGGCCTCAACTTTACCGAGAAAAAATTACAGGAAGCGGTGAGCTATGTGCACCAGCATGGCCGCAAACTGCACATCGCCATTAATACTTTCGCGCACCCTGACGGCTATGAACGCTGGGAGCGCGCGGTGGATATGGCCGCTCAGCTCGGCGCCGACGCGCTGATTTTAGCCGACCTCGCGATGCTGGAGTACGCCGCCACCCGCTATCCGCACGTAGAACGCCATGTGTCGGTACAGGCGTCCGCCACCAATGAAGCCGCCATTCGTTTTTACCAGCGCCATTTCGACGTGGCCCGCGTGGTGCTGCCGCGCGTGCTGTCCATTCATCAGGTGAAACAACTGGCGCGGGTGACGCCGGTGCCGCTGGAGGTGTTCGCCTTCGGCAGCCTGTGCATCATGGCGGAAGGCCGCTGCTACCTCTCTTCGTACCTGACCGGCGAATCGCCCAATACCGTGGGCGCCTGTTCGCCCGCGCGCTTCGTGCGCTGGCAGCAGACGGAACAGGGGCTGGAGTCGCGCCTGAACGACGTATTGATTGACCGCTACCAGGAAGGCGAAAACGCCGGTTATCCGACGCTCTGCAAAGGCCGCTATCTGGTGGACGGCCAGCGTTATCACGCGCTCGAAGAGCCCACCAGCCTGAACACGCTGGAGCTGCTGCCGGAACTGCTGGCGGCCAATATCGCCTCGGTGAAAATCGAAGGGCGCCAGCGCAGCCCGGCTTACGTCAGCCAGGTGGCGAAAGTCTGGCGTCAGGCTATCGACCGCTGCAAAGCCGACCCGCAGCGCTTCGCGCCGCAACCGGCCTGGATGGACGCGCTCGGCGCGATGGCCGAAGGCACCCAGACGACGCTTGGCGCGTACCATCGCAAATGGCAGTAA
- the mtr gene encoding tryptophan permease has translation MTTLVARSASPSLLSGVVIIAGTIIGAGMFSLPVVMSGAWFFWSLLALVFTWFCMLHSGLMLLEANLNYHIGASFDTITRDLLGKGWNVVNGASVAFVLYILTYAYISASGSVLHHTLAGMNIDVPARLAGFGFALVVAFIVWLSTQAVSRMTAIVLGAKVITFFLTFGGLLGHVEPATLFNTVEASPSYTPYLLMTLPFCLASFGYHGNVPSLMKYYGKEPAVIIRCLVLGTLIALALYIVWLLATMGNIPRPEFIGIAKAGGNIDVLVGALSDVLNSRTLDVLLIVFSNFAVASSFLGVTLGLFDYLADLFGFDDSPRGRLKTALLTFLPPMAGGLLWPNGFLYAIGYAGLAATIWAAIVPALLARASRKRFGSPRFRVWGGKGMIALILLFGLGNAVVHLLSSFNLLPVYQ, from the coding sequence ATGACCACACTTGTCGCCCGCAGCGCCTCGCCTTCGCTTTTAAGCGGCGTTGTGATTATCGCCGGCACGATCATCGGCGCAGGCATGTTCTCTCTGCCGGTCGTGATGTCCGGCGCGTGGTTTTTCTGGTCGCTGCTCGCCCTGGTGTTCACCTGGTTTTGTATGCTGCATTCAGGACTGATGTTGCTGGAAGCCAACCTCAACTACCATATCGGCGCCAGCTTCGACACCATCACCCGCGACCTGCTCGGCAAAGGGTGGAACGTGGTGAACGGCGCCTCCGTCGCGTTTGTGCTCTATATCCTGACGTACGCCTATATCTCGGCCAGCGGCTCAGTGCTTCACCACACGCTCGCAGGCATGAATATTGACGTGCCTGCGCGGCTGGCAGGGTTTGGCTTCGCGCTGGTGGTGGCGTTTATTGTCTGGCTCTCTACCCAGGCCGTAAGCCGGATGACGGCGATTGTGCTGGGCGCCAAGGTCATCACGTTCTTTCTGACTTTTGGCGGACTGCTGGGCCATGTGGAGCCCGCCACGCTCTTCAACACCGTCGAGGCAAGCCCGAGCTATACGCCGTATCTCTTAATGACGCTGCCGTTTTGCCTGGCGTCGTTCGGCTATCACGGCAATGTGCCAAGCCTGATGAAATACTACGGCAAAGAACCGGCTGTGATTATTCGCTGCCTGGTACTGGGAACGCTGATTGCGCTGGCGCTTTACATCGTCTGGCTGCTGGCGACGATGGGCAACATTCCGCGCCCGGAATTTATCGGCATCGCGAAGGCGGGCGGTAATATCGATGTGCTGGTGGGCGCGCTGAGCGACGTGCTGAACAGCCGCACGCTGGATGTGCTGCTGATTGTGTTTTCCAACTTCGCCGTGGCGAGCTCTTTCCTGGGCGTGACGCTGGGGCTGTTCGACTATCTGGCGGATCTCTTCGGGTTTGACGATTCGCCGCGCGGGCGTCTCAAAACCGCGCTGCTCACGTTTTTACCGCCGATGGCGGGCGGGCTGCTGTGGCCGAACGGTTTTCTGTATGCGATTGGCTATGCGGGGCTGGCGGCGACCATCTGGGCGGCGATTGTGCCGGCGCTGCTGGCGCGCGCATCAAGAAAGCGCTTCGGCAGCCCGCGCTTTCGCGTCTGGGGCGGGAAGGGGATGATTGCGTTGATCCTGCTGTTTGGGCTCGGTAACGCGGTGGTGCACTTGCTGTCCAGCTTCAACCTGCTGCCGGTCTATCAGTAA
- the rpsO gene encoding 30S ribosomal protein S15 produces MSLSVEAKAKIVSEFGRGENDSGSTEVQVALLTAQINHLQGHFAEHKKDHHSRRGLLRMVSQRRKLLDYLKRKDVARYTALIERLGLRR; encoded by the coding sequence ATGTCTCTAAGCGTTGAAGCTAAAGCTAAAATCGTTTCTGAGTTTGGTCGTGGTGAGAACGACAGCGGTTCTACCGAAGTTCAGGTTGCACTGCTGACTGCGCAGATCAACCACCTGCAGGGCCACTTCGCAGAGCACAAAAAAGATCACCACAGCCGTCGTGGTCTGCTGCGTATGGTTTCTCAGCGTCGTAAACTGCTCGACTACCTGAAACGTAAAGATGTAGCACGCTACACTGCGCTGATCGAGCGCCTGGGTCTGCGTCGCTAA